The following are from one region of the Candidatus Methylarchaceae archaeon HK02M2 genome:
- the polC gene encoding DNA polymerase II large subunit produces MINEYLKKIKTFAPFPEEYINYYGDIFQKFDEQYNISLKARVKNIDPQPNIEPNLAFDLADRIENLIKIPGLGKRIRELFLTYNKENVALRLAEEVALGKFEFFEKGKALELAVRIGLAVVTDGITVAPIQGISSVKIKKNEDETSYVAICFAGPIRAAGGTEAAFTLAIADHIRKVLGLDKYRPNAWGSDEIGRFLEELRIYEREVGNFQYRVTDDDVRYALLHLPIEIDGVETNPVEVVIHRGLKRILTDCVRGGALRVLNDGVIGRSRKLLKLVNDLSISDWNWLSELKGGQQQSSEEYDTSSTHFGEVISGRPVLSFPRRLGGFRLRYGRCYNTGLSTIGIHPATAVILDYPFVVGTQVKLDIPSKAATVAFVTTIEPPIVKLLDESVVKIENINHSIKIHDKIDKILYVGDILVSFGDFLENNVKLVPSGYVEEWWLQDLMNIIKEGYPSIDECAEYIKMDNKRLKEIIRDPIRNFPNAYEAFELSYKLDIPLHPHHLFYWDAASFSEIITLRENLVLSSIKEPFSIIAPKKPEIKTILEKIGIPHMVVDEELIIEGDFAYSIKKTLGLQSKINLVTKWRNISELLSSIAEITIKRKSSIFVGLRIGRPEKAMPRKMKPPVHTLFPVGNKGGLKRDILHAAKDTTIKIELANLVCNSCGCTSIHTICSKCFNKTIIVEKCPRCERIVNNDICPTCKIKALSYSKIEFPIKQVLENAITKVKYRPKTPLKGVKGLISTARIPEPLEKGILRKKYDLFVYKDGTIRFDATNAILTHFKPSQIGTSVEKLRELGYTKDINNNPFNLNNQLLELFVQDVILPIDAGEYLLRTSRFIDDLLVNLYNCEPYYNNNSINDLIGCLIIGLAPHTSVGIIGRVIGFTNSQVCFAHPYWHVAKRRDCDGDSDSLMLLMDVLLNFSKEFLPAQIG; encoded by the coding sequence TTGATTAACGAATATCTTAAAAAAATAAAAACATTTGCACCTTTTCCAGAGGAATATATTAATTACTATGGAGACATTTTTCAGAAATTCGATGAACAATATAATATTTCATTAAAAGCTCGTGTAAAAAACATAGACCCCCAACCAAATATAGAACCTAATCTAGCTTTTGATTTAGCAGACCGTATTGAAAACCTAATAAAAATACCTGGACTTGGAAAAAGGATAAGAGAACTTTTCTTGACTTATAACAAAGAAAATGTAGCTTTACGTCTTGCAGAAGAGGTTGCCCTTGGAAAATTTGAATTCTTTGAAAAAGGTAAAGCATTAGAACTAGCTGTTCGCATTGGTTTAGCTGTGGTGACAGACGGTATTACTGTAGCTCCAATACAAGGCATTTCATCTGTAAAAATCAAAAAAAACGAAGACGAGACAAGTTATGTTGCCATATGTTTTGCTGGTCCAATTCGTGCAGCAGGTGGTACTGAAGCAGCTTTTACACTTGCAATAGCAGATCACATTCGAAAAGTTTTGGGTCTTGATAAATATCGACCAAATGCTTGGGGCTCTGATGAAATTGGTCGATTTTTAGAAGAACTCAGAATTTATGAACGAGAAGTAGGCAATTTTCAATATAGAGTAACTGATGATGACGTTAGATATGCGCTTTTACATCTACCTATAGAGATAGATGGTGTCGAAACAAACCCTGTTGAAGTTGTGATTCATAGAGGTTTAAAGAGAATTTTAACAGATTGTGTTAGGGGTGGAGCTTTAAGGGTATTGAATGATGGCGTAATAGGTAGATCTAGAAAGTTATTGAAATTAGTAAATGATTTATCAATATCCGATTGGAATTGGCTCTCTGAACTTAAAGGTGGACAACAGCAAAGTTCAGAAGAGTATGATACATCAAGTACACATTTTGGAGAAGTCATTTCGGGTCGTCCAGTATTATCATTTCCAAGAAGATTAGGCGGTTTTCGATTAAGATATGGACGATGTTACAATACAGGTTTATCTACAATAGGAATTCATCCTGCTACTGCAGTAATTTTGGACTATCCCTTTGTTGTTGGCACACAGGTCAAATTAGATATACCAAGTAAAGCTGCTACCGTAGCCTTTGTTACTACAATAGAACCACCTATTGTTAAATTATTAGATGAGTCTGTAGTTAAAATTGAGAATATTAACCATTCAATAAAAATTCACGATAAAATTGATAAAATACTCTATGTAGGAGACATTTTAGTAAGCTTTGGGGACTTTCTTGAAAATAATGTAAAACTTGTTCCATCTGGTTATGTTGAAGAATGGTGGCTACAAGATTTAATGAATATTATTAAAGAAGGATATCCCTCTATTGACGAATGCGCGGAATATATTAAGATGGATAATAAACGTCTCAAAGAGATAATAAGAGATCCAATACGCAATTTTCCAAATGCTTACGAAGCTTTTGAACTTAGCTACAAGCTAGATATTCCTTTACACCCTCATCATCTGTTCTATTGGGATGCAGCTTCATTTTCTGAAATAATTACATTGAGAGAAAATTTGGTCTTATCCTCGATTAAAGAACCATTTTCTATTATTGCACCGAAGAAGCCAGAAATTAAAACAATCCTAGAAAAGATAGGAATTCCACACATGGTGGTTGATGAAGAGTTAATTATCGAAGGCGATTTCGCTTATTCTATAAAAAAGACTTTAGGTTTACAATCTAAAATTAATTTAGTTACAAAGTGGAGAAATATTAGTGAATTACTTTCATCAATAGCGGAAATAACCATTAAAAGAAAATCATCTATTTTTGTAGGTTTACGCATAGGCCGTCCTGAGAAGGCTATGCCAAGGAAAATGAAGCCCCCAGTTCACACACTTTTTCCAGTAGGAAACAAAGGCGGTTTAAAAAGGGATATACTTCATGCAGCAAAAGATACTACTATCAAGATAGAACTTGCAAATTTAGTCTGCAATAGTTGTGGTTGTACTTCTATTCACACAATATGTAGTAAATGTTTTAATAAAACTATTATTGTGGAAAAATGTCCACGCTGTGAAAGAATTGTGAATAATGATATATGCCCAACATGTAAAATTAAAGCGTTATCTTACTCTAAGATTGAGTTTCCCATCAAACAAGTATTGGAAAACGCTATAACGAAAGTTAAGTATCGTCCAAAAACCCCTCTCAAAGGTGTTAAAGGTCTTATAAGTACTGCGCGTATTCCAGAACCATTAGAAAAAGGAATCTTACGGAAGAAATATGATTTATTTGTATATAAAGATGGAACGATAAGGTTTGATGCTACCAATGCTATATTAACTCATTTTAAACCATCACAAATAGGCACTTCTGTTGAGAAACTAAGAGAACTAGGTTATACAAAGGACATTAATAACAATCCCTTTAATTTAAACAATCAGCTTTTAGAGCTTTTTGTTCAAGATGTAATATTACCTATAGATGCTGGTGAGTATTTATTGAGAACATCGAGATTTATTGATGATTTGTTAGTAAACTTATACAATTGTGAACCGTATTATAATAATAATTCTATAAACGACCTTATCGGTTGCCTTATCATTGGATTAGCTCCTCATACATCTGTAGGCATAATAGGGCGCGTAATAGGGTTCACAAATTCACAAGTTTGTTTTGCCCATCCATATTGGCATGTTGCTAAAAGAAGAGATTGTGATGGTGATAGCGACTCTTTAATGCTTTTGATGGATGTTCTTTTAAACTTCTCTAAAGAATTTCTTCCGGCTCAAATAGG
- a CDS encoding geranylgeranylglyceryl/heptaprenylglyceryl phosphate synthase, translating into MIGKIEKYIRKEISKNGTIAFALIDSENASIEKIVNIVYNVEKCNVKSILIGGSTAINPFELDHIVRTIKKKIKIPVILFPGNVTGISPNADAILFSSLLNSDNPYFITQAQALSAFSIKKYGIEVIPMGYIVIGEGGAIGFVGRARGIPPNKPNLVAMYALAAKYMGMRFVYLEAGSGVISHVSSLIVKKVRDVFDDILIVGGGIRKIDEAKKLAKAGADILVIGTLLETDDFIPKLIEIVEGIKNLR; encoded by the coding sequence GTGATAGGAAAAATTGAAAAGTACATTAGGAAAGAAATCTCTAAAAATGGAACTATAGCTTTTGCTCTTATCGATTCAGAAAATGCATCTATTGAAAAAATTGTTAATATAGTTTATAATGTTGAAAAATGTAATGTAAAAAGTATTCTTATAGGTGGATCTACAGCGATAAATCCATTTGAATTAGATCATATAGTTAGGACAATAAAAAAGAAAATTAAAATTCCTGTGATATTATTTCCAGGAAATGTTACAGGCATTTCTCCAAATGCTGATGCAATACTTTTTAGCTCTTTATTGAATTCTGATAACCCATATTTTATAACTCAAGCACAAGCTTTAAGCGCATTTTCAATTAAAAAATATGGAATAGAAGTAATTCCAATGGGTTATATTGTAATAGGTGAAGGTGGGGCTATAGGTTTTGTAGGTAGGGCAAGAGGAATTCCACCTAACAAGCCAAATTTAGTAGCAATGTATGCTCTTGCAGCAAAATATATGGGGATGAGGTTTGTATACTTAGAGGCTGGATCCGGTGTGATATCACATGTTTCTTCCTTAATAGTAAAAAAAGTTCGTGATGTATTTGATGATATTTTAATTGTCGGTGGAGGAATCAGAAAAATTGACGAAGCTAAAAAATTGGCAAAAGCCGGAGCTGATATACTTGTAATAGGAACTTTATTAGAAACTGATGATTTTATACCTAAACTTATTGAGATTGTTGAAGGTATAAAAAATTTAAGGTGA
- a CDS encoding winged helix-turn-helix domain-containing protein, which produces MLIENIVIISLTTITSLALIIMIIIYLPKIKKAIKQQKDANEIIKDIITDLHSRLTQQDNKILDQQVRLDILELKINQSKVPTIQKTYNSDNEIKRSIILNENKISVEKEIGGYLNPTDIRILELLMKEDQTSIQIQQKIKKSREHIARLLKKLFELNYITRNEKKKPYLYTITNKGIHILEK; this is translated from the coding sequence ATGCTCATAGAAAATATTGTGATAATCTCATTAACTACTATTACATCATTAGCTTTAATTATAATGATAATTATTTATCTACCAAAAATCAAAAAAGCAATTAAACAACAAAAAGATGCTAATGAAATAATAAAAGATATAATTACAGATCTTCATAGTAGACTTACCCAACAAGATAATAAAATATTAGATCAACAAGTGAGATTAGATATTTTAGAACTTAAAATAAATCAAAGTAAAGTACCAACGATTCAAAAGACCTATAATTCTGATAATGAAATTAAAAGGTCTATAATTCTAAATGAGAATAAAATCTCGGTTGAAAAAGAAATTGGAGGATATTTAAATCCCACTGATATTCGTATACTTGAATTGTTAATGAAAGAAGATCAAACTTCGATACAAATACAACAAAAAATAAAGAAATCCAGAGAACATATAGCTAGGTTGTTGAAAAAATTATTTGAATTAAATTATATTACTAGAAATGAAAAAAAGAAACCGTATCTTTATACTATAACTAATAAAGGAATTCATATATTAGAAAAATAA
- a CDS encoding orc1/cdc6 family replication initiation protein, whose product MKKSEDLLDEIFTKALSGQSLFKDRNVLKSDYIPSKLPFREKQIVSIGEVLAPLLHKSKCSNLFIYGKPGTGKTAVTKYVLQKLQEKSLSPNLNIKFAYSNMRVAGTEYRVLFDIANSIGLSVPFTGLSINEVFRRISTTIESFTLTVIIIMDEIDFLVKNYGDDLLYELTRANEQLPKGYLALIGISNDLNFKEFLNPRVLSSLSEEEIIFSPYSTEELRAILSDRAKLAFLDNIMTDVAINLCAALAGSEHGDARRALDLLRVSGEVAERENANNVEEKHVRMAIQKIEQDRLVEVLKSLPLHAKLLLWIITSSSGVNSTGEVYEYYSKLCQKLNIEKLTSRRVGMLISELDLLGLIVAKVVSKGRYGRTKQIHSLIQLQIIREIFLEDPLMNSIL is encoded by the coding sequence ATGAAGAAATCTGAAGATCTTTTAGATGAAATATTTACTAAAGCTTTGTCTGGTCAATCTTTATTTAAAGATCGCAATGTTTTAAAATCAGATTATATTCCATCAAAATTACCTTTTCGTGAAAAGCAAATCGTTTCTATAGGTGAGGTTTTAGCACCTCTTTTACATAAATCAAAATGTTCAAATTTATTTATATATGGTAAACCAGGAACAGGTAAAACAGCTGTCACTAAATATGTGTTACAAAAACTTCAGGAAAAATCCTTATCTCCAAATCTAAATATTAAATTCGCTTATTCAAATATGAGAGTAGCAGGTACTGAATATAGGGTTCTTTTTGATATAGCAAATTCTATAGGATTATCAGTTCCTTTTACTGGATTATCTATTAATGAAGTCTTTAGACGAATTAGTACAACAATAGAATCATTTACATTAACAGTGATAATAATAATGGATGAGATTGACTTTTTAGTTAAAAATTATGGTGATGATTTACTTTATGAACTTACTCGTGCAAACGAACAACTACCAAAAGGTTATCTAGCTTTAATAGGAATATCTAATGATTTAAACTTTAAAGAATTTCTTAATCCAAGAGTATTAAGTAGTTTAAGTGAAGAAGAGATAATATTTTCACCATATTCAACTGAGGAATTAAGAGCTATACTTTCTGATAGAGCCAAGTTAGCTTTCTTAGATAATATAATGACAGATGTGGCTATAAACTTGTGTGCTGCCTTAGCAGGCTCTGAACATGGCGATGCTAGACGAGCTTTAGATTTATTAAGAGTATCTGGTGAAGTAGCTGAACGTGAAAATGCAAATAATGTTGAAGAGAAACATGTTAGAATGGCCATACAGAAAATAGAGCAAGACCGTTTGGTCGAAGTTCTTAAATCTTTACCTCTACATGCCAAACTTTTATTATGGATTATCACATCATCTAGTGGAGTAAATTCTACTGGTGAAGTTTACGAATACTATTCTAAATTATGCCAGAAACTTAATATTGAGAAATTAACATCAAGACGTGTAGGTATGCTTATAAGTGAACTTGATCTTTTAGGTCTAATAGTTGCTAAAGTAGTTAGTAAGGGTCGTTATGGTAGAACGAAGCAAATTCATTCTTTAATCCAATTACAAATTATAAGAGAAATATTTTTAGAAGACCCTTTAATGAATTCAATCTTATAA
- a CDS encoding DNA-directed DNA polymerase II small subunit: protein MHQKKVKLIIEALANGYQLDPEAFNFLSKYDEKISIKELLIKLNQNNKQNIITKQDLIRAFPSNLKDVGSTQLQAQKILPKPIKFEYKIIKDPTNNIFPITGIRGFKNLFRSRFEKLLKIVKERPDSYQIKQISNLKKDDYKKFQKIAGLVMDKKIKRSYVVLTLDDMSGKIKIIALDRNSKKNAIEICLDQLVIVDLKFSKKGLAIIRDIYSPDIPEHLPNRSENEVYAIFTSDTHVGSNTFLFDAFNKFILWLNGKNGDNAIVNKVRYLIIAGDIVDGIGIYPNQDKELSEVNIYEQYKKFIEFIKQIPKHIKIFIIPGNHDPVRQALPQPAIPDKYVIDLYNMENVSMLGNPVYLCLHGINILVCHGRSLDDIHAKIPGLTFSNPASAMKILLKARHLAPIYGERTPIAQEQEDHLVIEQVPDILHLGHVHTVDIDNYRGTLLINSGTWQGQTSYQLNMGLTPTPGIVPIVNLKTLEVKLKNFIDL from the coding sequence TTGCATCAAAAGAAAGTTAAATTAATTATTGAAGCACTTGCTAATGGATATCAGTTAGATCCTGAAGCTTTTAACTTTCTTTCAAAGTATGATGAAAAAATTAGTATTAAAGAATTACTTATAAAATTAAATCAAAACAATAAACAGAATATAATCACTAAACAGGATCTTATTAGAGCATTTCCTTCTAATTTAAAAGATGTCGGATCAACCCAGTTACAAGCACAAAAAATATTACCAAAACCGATTAAATTTGAATATAAAATTATAAAAGATCCAACAAATAATATTTTTCCTATTACAGGAATAAGAGGTTTTAAAAACCTTTTCAGAAGTCGATTTGAAAAATTACTGAAGATAGTTAAGGAGAGACCTGATTCGTATCAAATTAAACAGATATCTAATTTAAAAAAGGATGATTATAAAAAATTTCAAAAAATTGCAGGGCTTGTTATGGATAAAAAAATTAAACGGTCATATGTTGTTCTTACACTAGATGATATGAGTGGTAAAATAAAAATTATAGCTTTAGATAGAAATTCCAAAAAAAATGCGATTGAAATCTGTCTCGATCAGTTGGTTATAGTTGATTTGAAGTTTAGTAAAAAAGGATTAGCGATTATAAGAGATATATATTCTCCCGATATACCAGAACACTTACCTAATAGGTCAGAAAATGAAGTATATGCAATATTTACATCAGATACTCATGTAGGGAGTAATACTTTTCTTTTTGATGCTTTCAATAAATTCATTCTATGGCTAAATGGTAAAAATGGTGATAATGCTATTGTTAACAAAGTAAGATATTTAATAATTGCAGGTGATATTGTTGATGGTATCGGTATATATCCAAATCAAGATAAGGAACTTTCAGAAGTTAATATTTATGAACAATATAAGAAGTTTATTGAATTTATTAAACAAATTCCAAAACATATTAAAATATTCATAATACCAGGGAATCATGACCCAGTTAGACAAGCTTTACCACAACCTGCTATCCCTGATAAATATGTTATTGATCTATATAATATGGAAAATGTAAGCATGTTAGGAAATCCGGTTTATTTATGTTTACATGGAATAAATATACTTGTTTGTCACGGTAGAAGTTTAGACGATATACATGCCAAAATACCTGGACTTACATTTTCAAATCCTGCATCAGCTATGAAAATTTTACTCAAAGCAAGACATTTAGCTCCAATATATGGTGAAAGGACTCCAATAGCACAAGAACAAGAAGATCATTTGGTAATAGAACAAGTACCAGATATTTTACATTTAGGACATGTCCATACCGTAGATATTGATAATTATCGTGGCACATTATTAATTAATTCAGGAACATGGCAAGGGCAAACATCTTATCAATTAAATATGGGTCTTACACCTACACCAGGTATAGTCCCTATTGTAAATTTAAAGACCTTAGAAGTTAAATTAAAAAATTTTATTGATTTATAA
- a CDS encoding RNA-binding protein produces MAVDMAVKVLDESVGKVVLIKLRGGKVIRGNLQGFDQHMNLLLENSEEVRGEGEIRNLGTIIVRGDNVVIISPPPK; encoded by the coding sequence ATGGCAGTAGATATGGCAGTTAAAGTACTTGATGAGAGTGTTGGTAAAGTGGTATTAATAAAATTAAGAGGCGGTAAAGTTATTCGTGGAAATTTGCAGGGATTCGACCAACATATGAATTTGTTATTAGAGAATTCTGAAGAGGTTCGTGGAGAAGGAGAGATACGTAATTTGGGTACTATAATTGTTAGAGGAGACAATGTTGTGATAATTTCGCCTCCACCTAAGTAA
- a CDS encoding cell division protein SepF — protein MARNITETDDGKEHEDLVYLKAFSLKSFDELSKIKNDVNKKMIIILKITPLAQKDVEELKRAVEELYEFSVSIGGDIARLGEERIVITPPNVKIWRGSI, from the coding sequence TTGGCTCGAAACATAACAGAAACAGACGATGGAAAGGAACATGAAGATCTAGTATATTTAAAAGCCTTTTCATTAAAATCATTCGATGAATTATCAAAAATAAAGAATGATGTAAATAAAAAAATGATAATTATATTAAAGATTACTCCTCTTGCACAAAAGGATGTGGAAGAGCTTAAGCGAGCCGTCGAGGAACTATATGAATTTTCAGTATCAATTGGAGGAGATATTGCAAGATTGGGTGAAGAGAGGATTGTAATTACTCCTCCTAATGTAAAAATTTGGAGAGGTTCGATCTAA
- a CDS encoding beta-CASP ribonuclease aCPSF1, producing the protein MSQKQNMTSATEVMNTILQNIPAEAEVTRIEYEGPKLALYTKKPEFLLLNSYIISDLVNMIKKRVVVRIDKSIRKTETEAKEIIMNILPKESEVTNIVFDDTLGEIILEVKKPKFLGSKNGASLIDLTCKTGWKVKMFRKPPIASSSLQNIFHAIITAEESREKFFKETGERIFRSRLSSDVEVSILTLGAFREVGRSAILIETKESKILLDCGINPGARNSWDAYPRFDWADIYLDDLDCVIISHAHLDHIGFLPVLYKYGYNGPIYCSEPTLPLMNLLHMDYVKVASMEGTKRLFDIRDIREVIRHSITLPYGLVTDVSPDIKLVLNNAGHILGSSMIHLHIGEGAHNIVYSGDFKFAKTKLLESAVRDYPRVETLIIESTYGAKEDIVPDRREVELSFVNSINETLLKGGKVLIPVPAVGRAQEIMLVIDEYMRHGKLVEAPVFVEGMISEATAIHVTFSEYLSRELRTKIHETDEDPFFTEYFTNVEHHNNREEALQEGAAIIMATSGMLEGGPILEYFEALAPTEKNKILFVSYQINGTLGRRILDGAKQVPVIKDNGKIKIVDIKSQVDRIEGFSGHSDYNQIIKFVSKLRSKLKRVIVNHGEKRKTENMANIINKIFKIPAFQPSNQEAIKVY; encoded by the coding sequence TTGTCGCAAAAGCAGAATATGACTTCAGCTACTGAAGTAATGAATACAATTTTGCAGAACATTCCTGCTGAAGCCGAAGTAACTAGAATAGAGTATGAAGGACCAAAATTGGCTCTTTATACAAAAAAGCCAGAATTCTTGCTTCTAAACAGCTACATAATTTCAGATTTAGTCAACATGATAAAAAAGCGTGTTGTTGTGAGAATTGATAAATCTATCCGTAAAACTGAAACTGAAGCCAAAGAAATAATTATGAATATCCTTCCTAAAGAGAGTGAGGTTACCAATATTGTATTTGATGATACACTAGGTGAGATAATCCTTGAGGTTAAAAAACCTAAATTCTTGGGTTCAAAAAATGGAGCGAGTCTAATAGATTTAACTTGTAAGACTGGTTGGAAGGTTAAAATGTTTAGGAAGCCTCCTATAGCTTCATCAAGCCTCCAAAATATTTTTCATGCAATAATAACTGCTGAAGAATCTCGTGAAAAATTTTTCAAAGAAACGGGAGAAAGAATCTTCCGGTCAAGATTAAGTTCTGATGTAGAAGTTAGCATTTTAACATTAGGAGCTTTCAGAGAAGTAGGTAGGTCTGCAATTCTTATAGAAACAAAAGAGAGCAAGATATTACTTGATTGTGGTATAAATCCTGGAGCAAGGAATTCGTGGGATGCTTATCCACGTTTTGATTGGGCTGACATATATCTAGATGATCTGGATTGTGTTATTATAAGTCATGCTCATCTGGACCATATTGGTTTTCTCCCGGTTCTATACAAATATGGATATAATGGACCCATCTACTGCTCTGAACCTACTTTACCTTTGATGAATTTATTACACATGGATTATGTTAAGGTTGCATCAATGGAAGGAACCAAAAGATTATTTGATATAAGAGATATTCGTGAAGTTATAAGACATTCCATTACGTTACCTTATGGATTGGTTACAGATGTCTCACCAGATATCAAACTTGTTCTTAACAATGCAGGTCATATTTTAGGATCATCCATGATACATCTACATATAGGAGAAGGAGCTCATAACATAGTTTATAGTGGAGATTTTAAGTTCGCCAAGACTAAATTATTGGAAAGTGCTGTAAGAGATTATCCGAGAGTTGAGACTTTGATCATAGAGAGCACATACGGTGCCAAGGAAGACATAGTGCCAGATAGAAGGGAAGTCGAATTAAGTTTTGTGAATTCTATCAATGAAACTTTGTTAAAAGGAGGAAAGGTTCTGATACCAGTACCTGCAGTTGGAAGGGCTCAAGAGATAATGTTAGTTATAGATGAATATATGAGACATGGGAAACTGGTTGAAGCGCCTGTATTTGTAGAAGGTATGATTTCAGAGGCTACAGCCATACATGTAACTTTTTCCGAATATTTATCTCGTGAGCTGAGAACAAAGATTCATGAGACAGATGAAGATCCTTTCTTTACAGAATATTTTACAAATGTAGAACACCATAATAATAGAGAAGAAGCATTACAAGAGGGAGCGGCTATAATCATGGCTACGTCGGGTATGCTAGAAGGTGGACCAATACTTGAATATTTTGAAGCGCTCGCGCCTACAGAGAAGAATAAAATTTTATTCGTTTCTTATCAGATTAATGGTACTTTAGGAAGGAGAATATTAGATGGGGCAAAGCAGGTGCCCGTTATAAAAGATAACGGCAAAATTAAGATAGTAGATATCAAAAGCCAAGTTGATCGAATAGAGGGATTTAGCGGTCATAGTGATTACAATCAAATTATAAAATTTGTGAGTAAATTAAGGTCAAAATTAAAGAGAGTCATAGTTAATCATGGTGAAAAAAGAAAAACAGAAAACATGGCAAACATAATTAATAAAATATTTAAGATTCCAGCATTTCAACCATCTAATCAGGAAGCCATCAAAGTATATTGA
- the psmB gene encoding archaeal proteasome endopeptidase complex subunit beta: MDSKLTDSLTYYGTTTVGLVYTDGVVFSTDTRVTMARFVAHKKGKKVYKIDDHLGMTVAGTVADAQNVVDILRYYANIYKLERKMAIPVKATARLASNVFFSSRLFPYITNVLIGGYDNIGASIFNVNLFGALTKEKFVSTGSGSPIAYGILESEYHNDITMEEGMKISIKAVTSAMRRDAMSGDSFDLVIVNKDGYKEISNEEKKKILTKVYG, translated from the coding sequence TTGGATTCTAAACTAACTGATTCACTAACATATTATGGAACCACGACTGTAGGTTTAGTCTATACAGATGGTGTGGTATTCTCCACTGACACAAGGGTTACAATGGCAAGGTTCGTAGCCCATAAAAAAGGGAAGAAAGTCTACAAGATTGATGATCATTTAGGAATGACTGTCGCGGGAACTGTTGCAGATGCTCAAAATGTAGTAGATATTTTAAGATACTACGCAAATATATATAAATTAGAAAGAAAGATGGCGATTCCAGTAAAGGCAACTGCCAGGTTGGCTTCTAATGTTTTCTTTTCATCTAGACTATTCCCTTACATAACCAACGTATTAATAGGGGGTTACGATAATATTGGTGCAAGTATCTTCAATGTTAACTTATTTGGTGCTCTTACAAAAGAAAAGTTTGTATCAACAGGAAGCGGTTCTCCAATTGCTTATGGAATATTAGAAAGCGAGTACCATAATGATATAACAATGGAAGAAGGGATGAAAATATCGATCAAGGCGGTTACTTCAGCAATGAGAAGAGATGCAATGAGTGGAGATAGTTTCGATTTAGTAATTGTTAATAAAGATGGTTACAAAGAAATTTCTAATGAAGAAAAGAAAAAAATTCTAACCAAAGTCTACGGTTGA